AAGGAGGGATCGACCCggactgggctgggctgggcctggaTTCCTCCTTGGGGCTATGGCCTGGGAAGACCAGGGAAGTGGACAGGGGTCAGGTGTCCCTCGTGCTTAGCTGGCTCCCAGCCTAGGGGACAGACAAGCTGGGAGCATGCCCTGGCTGAAAACTCCTGAACACATCTCCGGGGAGGGGTGCTGCTGCCTCAGCCTGGGAACCCAGCCACGTGCTCTGAGCACCCAGGGTTTTGGGACCAAGCCTCATCCAGAGGCCCCCTAGGGAGTAGTAACAGCAGGACAGCAGCATGGCCCCCTGCCCACTCCTGTCTCTTCCACCTTCGTGCCCCTGAACTGACCATCAGCGTTGGGGTCTGGAGTCTGCCCTGGCCCACCGTGCTGTTGTGATGGGGCAGGGGACCGAGATACGAGAGCTGTACAGAGCTGGGGTGGGCGCCACAGTAAGAAGTCCCGTTACCACCTCAACAGGATCCAGGTGGACAGattaacccccccaccccccagctcccccCCCAACCACCAGGTCGCCAAAGAAACGACACTACCCACCCCCCCGTCCCGCCCACATTAGCCCAAACGAACCACACAAGAAGGGCTGTTGATACTCGGAGCTTTTAATTGGTATCTTTCCCCCTACAtttgaggaagaaacaaaaatgccCCACAAAGACCTTCTTCAGCTATGGAGGGGCACGGACAGAATGAAGGGCTGAGGAGGGAATGGGGGTAGAGGAAGAGCTGACGGTGGGTTTCCCCAAAACTTTACCTAGTGGTGTGGTGGCAGACCTGCACAGGAAGTCCAGAAACAGAGGTCACCAACAAGCTGCCACACGCCCAAACCGGCCCTCCCAGGCCACACCTAGAGCCTCTCTCCGGGTCCCTGCGGCTCCCAAGGCCACCGCCAGATGGGAGCATCGAGCAAcattccttttccttcccaggcctgcctcccctcttccctcctttcttatTCCTTCACCAACCCCCTTCCCTGCctgcttttcctcttcctttatttctcttcccaCCAAAACAGATCCTGGGGCTTCTATCTGCTTTATGTCCAAGGAAGCCAGTGGCAGCTGAAAGCACGCTGTCTGTTAAAAATGGGATTTTTGACAGCGGGGAGAGCCAGCCATCGGTCTGCttctgggggagccctggggtctggaCATTTGTGTACATTCACTATGAGCTGGGCAGTGACTAACATCTCTCTGTGGTCCTAGCACCTGGCACCCAGTAAGTATCCGGAAAATGTCCACTGAGTTGGATTGAACAGAACTGAATCAATAAATCAACAATCAATAAACCAATCAATAAAGCCAAGGGAGAAGAAACATGAGAAACGTGCTCTTCACCACATGTGCTGTGGTGGCCTCAGAGACTGCCAGGCCAACCTCACCGAAGCACAGGCTGACCACCGCCCAAAGGCACCTGCCCGGCAGCCTCCACTCAGGGCAAGCCTCCCGATTCTCACTTCCCACAATCCCCCCATGAAGTGGTTTCTGCTCATAGCGCCCTGGGGGGCTGTGGGAAATTTGTCCCATCAGTTCCTGGGCCCTCCTTTCCATCCCACCTACTTCTTTTGCAAACCAATTCATTCCACTATTCCTGTGACCATCGTGCAGCCTCCATCTCTAGAATCCTGGCTGGGAGGCTGGCTaggggcagggaggctgggagagccAGGGGAGGGAGTGGCCAGCCAAGAGAAGCTAAGAAGGCCAGAGCAGACTGGTCGTTAGGAATAACCTGCAGGTGTCTGTTGACTTCTCCTTTTGTCCCCCACAGCTGAAAAGACACCCCCTCTTTATTGAACTCAAAGAATAGAAGTTGATCTAAGACCCTCgggtggcttttttcttttcttttcttttttttaacatctttattggagtataattgctttacaatggtgtgttaatttctgctgtgtaacaaagtgagtcagctatacgtatatccccatatctcctccctcttgcgtgtccctcccaccctccctatcccacccctctaaggtggacacaaagcacagagctggtctccctgtgctatgcggctgcttcccactagctgtctgttttacactaggtaatgtatatatgtccacgtgGTGGCTTTTTTCGGATGCGTTGATTGACATTCCCCTGCTGGCCTAAGACCATCTAATCTGACCTTGCCCAGTTTGCTGACTGAGGGGTGCTGGGGATGGGTCAATGGAGGAAGGTCAGGGACAGGACTGGGGAGGGGCGGAGGGCCTCACTGCAAGCCTGGGAACTCCTTGAGGACGTCACAGGTTTTCTTGTGCATGAcctcgcgcagcttccgaacccGCCGGGTGCTCGAGGCCCCCACGAAGCTGTCGGGCCGCAGCATGGCCATGCCGCCGTCCACCTCACCCATGATGATGAGCGGCGTCTCGCCCACCGTCACgttggggcaggggcaggtccAGTCCACGTGGAGCAGAGTGACCTCCAGCGGCTCCCGGCCCAGGAACTTGAGGCCCATCTTCTCATCCTTTAGGACCTCGTCCACAGTCACCAGGGCGCGACCTGAGTCGGGCTCCTCTGTCAGCTCAGAGATTCGGCCCAAGATGACGAAGTCGCTCCGACAGAAGCTGGTGACGAGCTTCTGCCTTGGCTTGCAGGCCCGGCAGCGCTGGCTCCCCCGAGGGAAGGGGCAGGACTCCTCGCAGGCCTCGCGGCTCTCGAAGTTGTTGCCGTTGCCCTCGCAGCCGCCATAGACAAAGGACCGGCACTGGCCCGTCTGGCTGTTGTAGGCCCAGCGGGGCTCGTAGGCCCTGCAGGGCCCCTGCAGGGGGGGCAGGCTGCACGCGGCCAGCGGCCCGCTCACGCAGGCCAGCATGCAGGCCTCGTAGGTCTCAAAGTGGTTGCGGTTGCGGTGGCAGTGGCCGAAGGTGAAGGTCAGGCAGCTGTTGGCCTGGGCGTCGAAGTACCAGCGGGTCTGCTCCTCGCCGCAGTCCTCACTGTCAGGGGGCTTCAGGCACTCGGCTGTGGGGAAGGCGGTGCCGTTCGGGCTGCTCTCCTCGGTGGCCGAAGGCCGACCGCCCCGGACCACCGACAGCGGGAAGTCAGCACGCAGGACGCCAGCGGCGTTGCGGGCCGTGCAGGTGTAGATGCCGGCGTCCTGGGGCTGGGCGCTGTAGATGACCAGCTGGGCGATGTTGGTGACCACCACGTTGCCGCGCACATGGTTGGGCCTCATGACCACGTTCTCCCGATCCTCCAGCTGCTTCTCCCAGGTGATCTCGGGCCGGGGCCGGCCCACCACATCACAAAGGAAGCTCACTGTCTCACCCACTGTGACGGACTGGTGCGCGGGGTAGTTGAGCAGAGCTGGGGCCGCTGTGTCCAGCCCAGGGGTCTCTGGGGGGGCCGTGGTGGGGTGCACGGTGGTTTCGGGTGGTGGGGGGCTGGTGTTGGGCCAGGTGAAGTGATAGCGGCAGGTGACGACAGCCAGTGTGATGCCCTTGGAGCAGGCCTCGGCGTCCATGTAGCAGCGGTTATAGTAGGTGAGGCCGTCGGAGGCACAGGTGAAACTGGGCTCCTTCTCACAGCGGTCTCTGCACTTGCACACGGGCTGGCCGTCCCAGATGTCACATTCGGAGCCCTGCTGCAGACACATGAAATGGTCGCATGTGGCCTCCTTGGGCATGCCCACGGGGCCCTTCTTCCCCTTCACGTCCATGTAGCGGGCCGCCACACAGCTCTTGGTCCCACACACGTTGGGGCAGCACTTCTCATAGGTCTCACACTCCTGGGGAGAGCCAGATGGAGAGGTCTGagcaaggaggagaaggaagagaacacAGGCTCCCCCCCACTCTCCCCCATGGTCTCCAGGGAAGGGAACTAATAGGTGCTCAcgtaccatgagaaaaccatttCGATAATACTAATAGCTAATGTATTCACCCACTATTTGCCCAGCCTTCTTCTAAGAACATTTATATCTGTCAGCTTATCTAACGCTCATCACAATGGGTACAACCATCATTCTCACTTCACAGGTAATgataactgaggcacagagagactaggtaacttgcccaaggtcacacagctagcagtgTGGGAAGAGGAAGGTCACATACTGTAAGAGGGAAAGTCTTCCCACTACCATGAGATGAGATGAGGATGCAGAGACTAAGAGAGGAGCCGCTCAAGTCCACAGAGCTGGGAAGTGGTGGGAAAGGGCTTCAAGCTCCAGGTGGATGGGACTCTGATGAGGTATCTTTCTTCTACATCCTATCGTTACCGCCGTGAGGTGTCGACTGGAACAGACGAGCCTGCCTTTTTTTGTCTCTTCCAATGGGGATGCCCTGGCCAAATGCTAAGAGGGAAAAGTCGGACACCACGGGGACAGCTCTTCAAGGCCGTCCACATACACATCAGGAACGGCAGCTCTGATGCTGGCCCATGTTCATccaaagcctagaggaagggcagGCAGGACAGGCCCAGGACACCAGGTCTGGCCACCGTGGGCTGTGCCAGTTCCAACCTGTGGGACATTGCACGGGGAAATCCACGGGGGAAAAATTCCCTTTGTGTGGCAAAGGTCAGCAAGGCCATCAGCATGGACTTGCCAGGCCGTGTAATTCCCTCTGATTCTCTGTGGAGCCACATACGGCATTAGTTTAATTCCTCAAAATTAGCAACACGCTCTGGGGCCGACACAAACAAGGATTTCACGTGGTGTTTTCGCTGGGATGTGGGCAGTGCCCCTAATCCTGAGCCCTGCTCGTGGCTCTGGGAGCTGCTCACCACCAGGGCTGGCCTCGTGCGGCTCCAACTTTCCCTTCAGCCCCTGCGACATTCCACATCAACTAAGGGCTACGGGGAGCCCGCCTGCCCGACTTGTTTACTGTTTTCCCCTCTCGGCTCAGAATGGGGACTTTGTTTTGCAGCCCTTCTTGGCATAGGCTTCTAGGCCACACCAGGGAGGCTCTGGGACAGGGATGGACAGATCTCAGAGCTGGGGTctgcgggagagggacccagcgagagggggagaggaagagggggctGAGTAGCAGAGAACCTGCTCCTTGCCGGAGGGCCCTTCAATTCCTTAAAGACTCTGGCCCCGGAAGCTCCTTCAGGACTCAGACGTCCAGGAAAGCCTGGGTCCCTGGGGACCAGGGGAAGGTATTTCTGGGCACAGAAAACCTGGAGGgaatttttagaacagtttttgcTTAAGGGCTCAGAACATACCCGTAGGCTGTCCATATCCCCAGCCCCATGGAGGTGCCTTCTCCCCAAGACACACAGCATCAGCCAGAGTCTCACTGTCTCCGAGCCGCACCTGATTTATCAGGCCAGCCTGTGCCAGTGAAACAGCCTTGCCCGCAAACGTGGCCAGCGAACAGCACGACCTCAGCCGGATGGGGACGCTCCACCCCTCCCTAGTCCTTACCTTCCTTTCCCTCGGCTCCGCCGCTGCTCCCTGCCAGTGAGAGGCCTGGATCGTCCCGTGGGCACTGTGAGGGACAGGCCGCTCTCCCCAGGGCCAGCCTATGCTCTCGTAGGTTACATGCATTCGGCAGAGGGAGCATCATGGTCTCCCATGGTTCCTGGGGATGACCAACCCAGCCCGAGCCCCAGGAGCTGCCAGACTGGCAGGACGCATCTCTGCCCAGGCAGGCGTCAGGTACCAGCAGGAGCTTCACCCCATGGGGAAGTGACGGGAACAGCCCTCGGGCTCAGGAGCTGGGAGGGAATTGCCCTAGAACCAGGCCTGCCCTGAGTGCTGGGAGGCGCGAGGGATTTGGCAGGTTGAAACCTAGTCTATGTGCCCCCTACGGACACCCAGAGAGTCTGTTCAGATCcactcctgcccaccctccccatcaGCCTGCTCTGATCTAAGGGTCAGGGTCCAAAcccccggggaagtggcccagagGCCGGATGAAGCCTCAGCTCTGTGGTCAGATGGCTGCGGGGTGCaggcccaccctcccctccctggcc
This sequence is a window from Pseudorca crassidens isolate mPseCra1 chromosome 19, mPseCra1.hap1, whole genome shotgun sequence. Protein-coding genes within it:
- the WFIKKN2 gene encoding WAP, Kazal, immunoglobulin, Kunitz and NTR domain-containing protein 2, translated to MRAPGCCCSRSCWGQMAALLLLLLGAPPRGLALPPIRYSHAGICPNDMNPNLWVDAQSTCKRECETDQECETYEKCCPNVCGTKSCVAARYMDVKGKKGPVGMPKEATCDHFMCLQQGSECDIWDGQPVCKCRDRCEKEPSFTCASDGLTYYNRCYMDAEACSKGITLAVVTCRYHFTWPNTSPPPPETTVHPTTAPPETPGLDTAAPALLNYPAHQSVTVGETVSFLCDVVGRPRPEITWEKQLEDRENVVMRPNHVRGNVVVTNIAQLVIYSAQPQDAGIYTCTARNAAGVLRADFPLSVVRGGRPSATEESSPNGTAFPTAECLKPPDSEDCGEEQTRWYFDAQANSCLTFTFGHCHRNRNHFETYEACMLACVSGPLAACSLPPLQGPCRAYEPRWAYNSQTGQCRSFVYGGCEGNGNNFESREACEESCPFPRGSQRCRACKPRQKLVTSFCRSDFVILGRISELTEEPDSGRALVTVDEVLKDEKMGLKFLGREPLEVTLLHVDWTCPCPNVTVGETPLIIMGEVDGGMAMLRPDSFVGASSTRRVRKLREVMHKKTCDVLKEFPGLQ